The genomic segment TGCGACGTACCAGACGACGGTGTCGGTGGACGAGTGGCGCTAGGCCGCGCCGGCCGGCGCGTCACGGAGGGGCAGGCATGACCACGAAACGGCGCCGCGCCCCGCTCGCGGCGGGTCTGGTGTGCGCGCTGCTCGCCGGCGCTCTCGTTGGAGACGCCGGCGCGCAGGCGAAGCCCGAGGGTGAGATGCGCTGGGCGCTCTACGTGACGGTGCCGCCGCTCTGGTTCGACCCGGCGGAGGTGATGGGGGTCATCACGCCCTTCTGGGTGCTCTACGCGCTCCACGACGCCCTCGTGAAGCCGATGCCGGGCAACCTCATGGCGCCGAGCCTGGCGGAGTCGTGGACGGTGAGCGCGGACCAGCGGGTGTACGAGTTCAAGCTGCGCGAGGGCGTGAAGTTCCACAACGGCGATCCCTTCACCGCCGAGGACGTGAAGTTCAGCTTCTATCGCGCCAAGGGCGGCAAGATCCTCCGCGAGAAGGTCCAGGAGGTCACGGTCGTCGGGCCCCATCGGGTGCGCTTCCTGCTCCACGAGCCCTGGCCCGACTTCCTGACCTTCTACGGGACCCTGGCGACGGCGGCGGGCTGGGTCGTGCCCAAGAGCTACATCGAGAAGGTCGGCGACGACGGCTTCAAGAAGCACCCCATCGGCCTCGGGCCCTACAAGTTTGTGAGCAGCACGCCCGGCATCGAGCTGGTCATGGAGGCGTACGAGGGCTACTGGCGCAAGGTGCCCCACGTGAAGCGGCTGGTCTACAAGAGCGTGCCCGAGGGCACCACGCGGCTGGCCATGCTGAAGCGGGGAGAGGTCGACCTCGCCTATTTGCTCGATGCTCCGCAGGCCCTGGAGGTCAAACGGGATCCCACGCTCAAGCTCGCGTTCTCGGGAGGGATCGGGACGTTCTTCCTGGACTTCTTCGACCAGTGGGATCCGAAGTCGCCCTGGGCCGACAAGCGGGTGCGTCAGGCCGCGAGCTACGCCCTCGATCGGCGGGCCATCAGCGAGGCGGAGACGCTGGGAGCCTCGAAGCCCGCGGGCAACATCGTCCCCCGCACGTTCGAGTTCGCGCTGCCGCTCGAGCCCGATCGCTACGATCCCGTGAGGGCGAAGCAGCTCCTGGCGGAGGCCGGCTATCCCAACGGCTTCGACGCCGGGGATCTGCACGCCTATCCGCCCTACAACTCGATGACGGAGGCGGTCGGCAACGACCTTGGTGCCGTTGGCATCAAGACGAGGATGCGGACGATGGAGCGCGCCGCGTTCTTCTCCGCGTGGGCGACGAAGAAGCTCAAGGGCGTGTGCATGTGCGTCCTCGCGCTGTACGGCAACGCCGCCTCGCGGATGGCGGAGTGGGTGCCGAGCAGCGGCATCTACGCCTACGGCGGCTACCCCGACGTGGACGCGCTGTACAAGCAGCAGGCGCGGGAGACCGACCGGAAGAAGCGCGAGGCGCTGCTGCACCAGATCCAGCAGATCCTCCACGAGCGGGTGAGGTTCGCGCCCATCTGGGACTACACGTGGCCGAGCGGCGTCGGGCCGCGGGTCGAGGAGCCTGCGCTCATGCTGATCGACCCCTACCCGTGGTCCGCGCCGCTGGAGGACGTACGGCTCAAGCGGAAGTGAGCGTCGAGAAGTTCGCCGTCGGCCAATCCGCGCGGCGCCTGGAGGATCGGCACCTCCTCCAGGGCCTCGGCCGCTATTCCGACGACGTGAGCCTCCCGCGCCAGGCGTACGCCGCGGTCGTGCGCTCGCCCCACGCCCACGCGCTGCTCCGTCGAGTGGACGGGGCGGCCGCCCTGGCGGTGCCCGGCGTCCTCGCCGTGCTCACGGGAGCCGACCTCGCTGCCGACGGCCTTGGGAATCTCCCGACCGACTCGTCGCGCAAGCGGCGCGACGGCACTCCCGCGTTCTCGACGCCCCGCCCCGCGCTCGCGAGAGAGCGCGTCCGCCACGCCGGCGACCCCGTGGCGCTCGTCGTCGCCGAGACGCCCGGCGCGGCCGCCGACGCGGCCGAGCTCGTCGCCGTCCGCTACGAGCCGCTGCCGGCGGTGGCGGCGACCGTGGAGGCGGCGCGGCCCGGGGCGCCGGCGGTGTGGGGCGAGGCGCCCGACAACGTCGCCTTCGTCTGGGAGGCGGGCAATCGCGACGCGGTCGCGCGGGCGTTCGAGGGCGCCGCCCACGTCACGCGGCTCGATTTCGTCGTCACGCGCGTGACCGCGGCCCCGCTCGAGCCCCGCGCCGCCGTCGGCGAGTACGACCGGCGCACCGGGCGCTACACGCTCCACACCGGCATCCAGGCGCCGCACGGTCTCCGCACGCTCCTCGCCGAGCAAGTCTTCCGCGTGCCCCAGAGCCGCCTGCGCGTGGTGACCGGCGAGGTCGGCGGCAGCTTCGGCATGCGGAGCGGCGTGTACCCGGAGCACGTGCTGGTGCTCTGGGCGGCGAAGCGGCTCGGGCGGCCCGTGAAGTGGACGTCCTCGCGGCGCGAGGGCTTCGTCAGCGACGAGCACGGCCGCGACAACGTCTCGACCGCCGAGCTGGCCCTCGACGCCGGCGGGAAGTTCCTGGCGCTGCGCGTGGCCATCACGCTCAACATCGGCGCCTACCTCACGCCGCGGAGCGCAGGGCCGGGCACCAACAACGTCGGCGGCGTGGCCGGCGTGTACACGACGCCCGCCATCCACGTGGCGACCACGGGCGTCTACACGAACACGACGCCGACCGGACCGTACCGCGGCGCCGGACGCCCCGAGGCCACCTACGCCATCGAGCGCGTCATCGACGTGGCCGCGCGCGAGCTTGGCCAGGACCCGGTCGAGCTGCGCCGGAAGAACCTCATCCCCGCC from the Candidatus Methylomirabilota bacterium genome contains:
- a CDS encoding ABC transporter substrate-binding protein: MTTKRRRAPLAAGLVCALLAGALVGDAGAQAKPEGEMRWALYVTVPPLWFDPAEVMGVITPFWVLYALHDALVKPMPGNLMAPSLAESWTVSADQRVYEFKLREGVKFHNGDPFTAEDVKFSFYRAKGGKILREKVQEVTVVGPHRVRFLLHEPWPDFLTFYGTLATAAGWVVPKSYIEKVGDDGFKKHPIGLGPYKFVSSTPGIELVMEAYEGYWRKVPHVKRLVYKSVPEGTTRLAMLKRGEVDLAYLLDAPQALEVKRDPTLKLAFSGGIGTFFLDFFDQWDPKSPWADKRVRQAASYALDRRAISEAETLGASKPAGNIVPRTFEFALPLEPDRYDPVRAKQLLAEAGYPNGFDAGDLHAYPPYNSMTEAVGNDLGAVGIKTRMRTMERAAFFSAWATKKLKGVCMCVLALYGNAASRMAEWVPSSGIYAYGGYPDVDALYKQQARETDRKKREALLHQIQQILHERVRFAPIWDYTWPSGVGPRVEEPALMLIDPYPWSAPLEDVRLKRK
- a CDS encoding xanthine dehydrogenase family protein molybdopterin-binding subunit, yielding MSVEKFAVGQSARRLEDRHLLQGLGRYSDDVSLPRQAYAAVVRSPHAHALLRRVDGAAALAVPGVLAVLTGADLAADGLGNLPTDSSRKRRDGTPAFSTPRPALARERVRHAGDPVALVVAETPGAAADAAELVAVRYEPLPAVAATVEAARPGAPAVWGEAPDNVAFVWEAGNRDAVARAFEGAAHVTRLDFVVTRVTAAPLEPRAAVGEYDRRTGRYTLHTGIQAPHGLRTLLAEQVFRVPQSRLRVVTGEVGGSFGMRSGVYPEHVLVLWAAKRLGRPVKWTSSRREGFVSDEHGRDNVSTAELALDAGGKFLALRVAITLNIGAYLTPRSAGPGTNNVGGVAGVYTTPAIHVATTGVYTNTTPTGPYRGAGRPEATYAIERVIDVAARELGQDPVELRRKNLIPASAMPFKTGLVFTYDCGDFARGLDMALGLADHAGFEKRRAEARQRGRLRGLGIANPIEVAGGPYTAVNPDTAALRVNPDGSVSLFTGSTSMGQGNETAFAQIVSDRLGVPPERIQVFWGDSDALGAGRGNGGSGALTVGGSAVARATEKVIERGRRIAARLLEAAPEDIVLRDGRFTVTGTDRGVTFAAVARAAYQPRQLPAGMEPGFSETAAFTPPAVTFPNGSHVCEVEIDPETGAVRVVRYTVVDDVGRMVNPMLVKGQIHGGVAQGLGQGLFEVLAYDRATGQLLTGTFMDYALPRADDVPGLDVDAHEVPTQVNPLGAKGVGEAGTVGALPALLNA